Proteins from one Bos indicus x Bos taurus breed Angus x Brahman F1 hybrid chromosome 19, Bos_hybrid_MaternalHap_v2.0, whole genome shotgun sequence genomic window:
- the UBE2O gene encoding (E3-independent) E2 ubiquitin-conjugating enzyme isoform X3, which produces MRSTDSQCGTVIDVNIDCAVKLIGTNCIVYPVNSKDLQHIWPFMYGDYIAYDCWLGKVYDLKNQIILKLSNGARCSMNTEDGAKLYDVCPHVSDSGLFFDDSYGFYPGQVLIGPAKIFSSVQWLSGVKPVLSTKSKFRVVVEEVQVVELKVTWITKSFCPGGTDSVSPPPSVITQENLGRVKRLGCFDHAQRQLGERCLYVFPAKVEPAKIACECPEKHCAQGEGSVAKKVKRLLKKQLVRITSCSPDVQCSRDHSMEDAGKKGAAKAKSETGSASPEETPDGSSSPVEMQDEGPEEAHEAGEQLPPFLLKEGGDDRLHSAEQDADDEAADDTDDTSSVTSSASSTTSSQSGSGTSRKKSIPLSIKNLKRKHKRKKNKITRDFKPGDRVAVEVVTTMTSADVMWQDGSVECNIRSNDLFPVHHLDNNEFCPGDFVVDKRVQSCPDPAVYGVVQSGDHVGRTCMVKWFKLRPSGDDVELIGEEEDVSVYDIADHPDFRFRTTDIVIRIGNAEDGAPHKEDEPSVGQVARVDVSSKVEVVWADNSKTIILPQHLYNIESEIEESDYDSVEGSTSGASSDEWEDDSDSWETDNGLVEDEHPKIEEPPIPTAEQPAAPEEDKGVVISEEAATAAIQGAVAMAAPVAGLMEKAGKDGPPKSFRELKEAIKILESLKNMTVEQLLTGSPTSPTAEPEKPTREKKFLDDIKKLQENLKKTLDNVAIAEEEKMEAVPETERKEDKPEGQSPVKAEWPSETPVLCQQCGGKPGVTFTSAKGEVFSVLEFAPSNHSFKKIEFQPPEAKKFFSTVRKEMALLATSLPDGIMVKTFEDRMDLFSALIKGPTRTPYEDGLYLFDIQLPNIYPAVPPHFCYLSQCSGRLNPNLYDNGKVCVSLLGTWIGKGTERWTSKSSLLQVLISIQGLILVNEPYYNEAGFDSDRGLQEGYENSRCYNEMALIRVVQSMTQLVRRPPEVFEQEIRQHFSTGGWRLVNRIESWLETHALLERAQALPNGLPKDSSSPEPPAVAELSDFGREEPEDGGLAPGEASQGSDSEGPASAPRDRTEQASEAPPDASVPPSVKPKKRRKSYRSFLPEKSGYPDLGFPLFPLSKGFVKSIRGVLMQFRAALTEAGMPESAGDK; this is translated from the exons ATGCGCTCCACT GACAGCCAGTGCGGCACCGTGATCGACGTGAACATTGACTGCGCCGTCAAGCTCATCGGCACCAACTGCATCGTCTACCCCGTCAACAGCAAGGACCTGCAGCACATCTGG CCCTTCATGTACGGGGACTACATCGCCTACGACTGCTGGCTGGGCAAGGTCTACGACCTGAAGAACCAGATCATCCTGAAACTGTCCAACGGCGCCAG GTGCTCCATGAACACGGAGGATGGCGCCAAGCTCTACGACGTCTGCCCGCACGTCAGCGACTCT GGTCTCTTCTTCGATGATTCCTATGGCTTCTACCCGGGCCAGGTGCTCATTGGCCCTGCCAAGATCTTCTCCAGCGTCCAGTGGCTGTCGGGCGTCAAGCCGGTGCTCAGCACCAAGAGCAAGTTCCGCGTGGTGGTCGAAGAG GTGCAGGTTGTAGAGCTGAAGGTCACCTGGATCACCAAGAGCTTCTGTCCAGGGGGCACGGACAGCGTCAGCCCCCCACCCTCTGTCATCACCCAGGAAAACCTAGGCAG GGTGAAGCGTCTCGGATGCTTTGACCATGCTCAGCGGCAGCTTGGGGAGcgctgtctgtatgtcttcccAGCCAAGGTAGAGCCGGCCAAGATTGCCTGTGAATGTCCAGAAAAACACTGCGCCCAGGGGGAGGGCTCTGTGGCCAAGAAG GTGAAGCGCCTCCTGAAGAAACAGCTTGTGAGGATCACATCTTGCTCCCCGGACGTCCAGTGCTCCAGGGACCATTCCATGGAGGACGCAGGCAAGAAGGGGGCGGCCAAAGCCAAGAGCGAAACGGGCTCCGCCAGCCCCGAGGAGACGCCCGATGGGTCCTCCAGCCCAGTGGAGATGCAGGACGAGGGCCCAGAGGAGGCCCACGAGGCGGGTGAGCAGCTGCCCCCCTTCCTGCTGAAGGAGGGTGGGGACGACAGGCTGCACTCGGCCGAGCAGGACGCGGACGATGAGGCCGCCGACGACACAGACGACACCAGCTCGGTGACCTCCTCCGCCagctccaccacctcctcccagAGCGGCAGCGGCACGAGTCGCAAGAAGAGCATCCCCTTGtcaataaagaatttaaagaggaaacacaagaggaagaagaataaaatcacacGCGACTTCAAGCCGGGGGACAG GGTGGCTGTGGAGGTGGTGACCACGATGACCTCGGCGGACGTGATGTGGCAGGACGGCTCCGTGGAGTGCAACATCCGCTCCAATGACCTCTTCCCTGTGCACCACCTGGACAACAACGAGTTCTGCCCCGGAGACTTCGTGGTGGACAAGCGAG TCCAGAGCTGTCCGGACCCCGCTGTCTATGGCGTGGTGCAGTCTGGGGACCACGTGGGCCGCACGTGCATGGTGAAGTGGTTCAAGCTGCGGCCGAGCGGTGACGACGTGGAG CTGATCGGAGAGGAGGAAGACGTGAGCGTCTACGACATCGCCGATCACCCTGATTTCCGGTTCCGCACAACTGACATCGTCATCCGAATCGGTAACGCTGAGGACGGAGCCCCGCACAAGGAGGACGAG CCATCGGTAGGCCAGGTAGCCCGCGTGGATGTCAGCAGCAAAGTGGAGGTGGTGTGGGCTGACAACTCAAAGACCATCATCCTGCCCCAG CACCTGTACAACATCGAGTCTGAGATCGAGGAGTCGGACTACGACTCAGTGGAAGGCAGCACCAGTGGAGCGTCCTCAGACGAGTGGGAAGACGACAGTGACAGCTGGGAGACAGACAATGGGCTGGTGGAGGATGAGCACCCCAAGATAGAGGAGCCCCCCATCCCCACCGCCGAGCAGCCAGCAGCCCCAGAGGAGGACAAGGGTGTGGTGATCAGCGAGGAGGCTGCCACGGCCGCCATCCAGGGGGCCGTGGCCATGGCCGCCCCCGTGGCCGGGCTGATGGAGAAGGCGGGCAAGGACGGGCCCCCGAAGAGCTTCCGGGAGCTGAAGGAAGCCATCAAGATCCTGGAGAGCCTCAAGAACATGACGGTGGAGCAGCTGCTGACAGGCTCGCCCACCTCCCCCACGGCAGAGCCTGAGAAACCCACGCGGGAGAAGAAGTTCTTAGATGACATCAAGAAGCTGCAGGAGAACCTCAAGAAGACCCTGGACAATGTGGCCATCGCCgaggaagagaagatggaggcGGTGCCGGAGACGGAGCGCAAGGAGGACAAGCCCGAGGGGCAGTCGCCAGTGAAGGCCGAGTGGCCCAGTGAGACCCCGGTGCTCTGCCAGCAGTGCGGCGGCAAGCCTGGAGTCACATTCACCAGCGCCAAGGGCGAGGTCTTCTCGGTGCTGGAGTTCGCACCCT CGAATCACTCTTTTAAGAAAATTGAGTTCCAGCCTCCAGAAGCCAAGAAGTTCTTCAGCACAGTGCGGAAGGAGATGGCACTGCTGGCCACCTCACTGCCTGATGGCATCATGGTCAAGACATTCGAGGACAGAATG GACCTCTTCTCGGCCCTGATCAAGGGCCCCACTCGCACCCCCTACGAGGACGGCCTCTACTTGTTCGACATCCAGCTCCCCAACATCTACCCGGCCGTGCCCCCCCACTTCTGCTACCTCTCCCAGTGCAGTGGCCGCCTGAACCCCAACCTGTATGACAACGGGAAGGTGTGCGTCAGCCTCCTGGGCACCTGGATTGGAAAG gGGACAGAGAGGTGGACGAGCAAATCCAGCCTTCTCCAGGTGCTTATCTCCATCCAAG GTCTAATCCTGGTGAACGAACCGTACTACAACGAGGCAGGCTTTGACAGCGACCGAGGCCTGCAAGAGGGCTACGAGAACAGCCGCTGCTACAACGAGATGGCCCTCATccgcgtggtgcagtccatgacCCAGCTGGTCCGGCGGCCACCCGAGGTCTTTGAGCAGGAGATCCGGCAGCACTTTAGCACCGGTGGCTGGCGGCTGGTGAACCGCATCGAGTCCTGGCTGGAAACCCACGCCCTGCTGGAGAGGGCCCAGGCGCTGCCCAACGGGCTCCCCAAGGACAGCAGCTCGCCGGAGCCGCCGGCTGTGGCCGAGCTCTCAGACTTCGGCCGAGAGGAACCTGAGGACGGGGGGCTGGCCCCCGG